The Fragaria vesca subsp. vesca linkage group LG2, FraVesHawaii_1.0, whole genome shotgun sequence genome includes a window with the following:
- the LOC101294333 gene encoding LOW QUALITY PROTEIN: dynamin-2A-like (The sequence of the model RefSeq protein was modified relative to this genomic sequence to represent the inferred complete CDS: inserted 1 base in 1 codon; deleted 3 bases in 2 codons; substituted 3 bases at 3 genomic stop codons), giving the protein MRILYQLQGQAILDVDDISTRRSSTFLNVVALGNVLHFHAQIIAVFKSKVSSSRTPISINLQSSKSIVLQIDNKSQQISAGALRHSLQDRLSKSSSGRSRDETSTAPPLKLIDLPGLDQGSVDESMLGEYAEHNDAIFLIIIPASQAPEVAYSKSLRAVEEYDGDGTRTVGVISKIDQAVXDQKALAAVQALLSNQRPSRASDIPWVALIGQSVLIASAQSGSENSWENPRRAESESLKSFLTGAPQSKLQGRIALVDALAQQIRSGMKVRLPNFLSGLQGKSQIVKDELVKLGASMVQSAEGTRSLALELCREFEGKFLLHITSGEGSGWKMVSSFEGNFPNRIKQLPLGRHCDINNVKRIVLEPDGYQPYLISPEKGLRSLIKGVLELAKEPSRLCVDEVNRVLVDIVSAAANATPGLGRYPPFKREIVAIATNALDVFKTDXKKMVVALVDMERDFVPPQHFIRLVQRRMERQRREEEVKTQSSKKGQEAEQSIMNRSSSPQTGGQQSGGTLKSLKDKFSEEKEVPEASGLKTAGPEGEITAGFLYKKSAKSNEWNKRWVVLHVFLRXFSSXLYLQECNVEEIEEEEPAPSKSWKDKKANGPDIPPSLAFKFTSKVPYKTVAHSSVVLKAETGGW; this is encoded by the exons ATGAGGATTTTATATCAACTCCAAGGCCAGGCAATCCTCGACGTTGACGATATCTCCACTCGCCGCTCCTCTACTTTCCTCAACGTCGTCGCTCTCGGCAATGTT CTGCATTTTCATGCCCAAATAATAGCTGTTTTTAAATCTAAGGTTTCTTCCTCCCGAACTCCAATCAGCATCAATTTACAGAGCAGCAAATCCATAGTATTGCAGATTGACAATAAATCCCAGCAAAT TTCTGCAGGTGCTTTAAGGCATTCTCTGCAAGATAGACTGAGTAAGAGTTCCTCAGGCAGAAGCCGAGATGAAACAAGCACAG CCCCTCCCCTTAAATTGATTGAT TTACCGGGGCTTGATCAAGGGAGCGTGGATGAGTCTATG CTAGGTGAATATGCGGAGCACAATGATGCAATTTTCCTGATTATAATACCTGCATCACAAGCACCTGAAGTTGCTTACTCTAAATCCCTTAGAGCTGTCGAGGAATATGATGGAGATG GTACAAGAACCGTTGGAGTTATTAGTAAGATAGACCAAGCCGTGTGAGATCAGAAAGCACTTGCAGCAGTCCAGGCTCTGCTCTCAAATCAGAGGCCATCAAGAGCATCTGATATTCCCTGGGTTGCTCTAATAGGTCAATCAGTTTTGATAGCTTCAGCACAGTCTGGTTCTGAGAATTCTTGGGAAAATCCGCGGAGGGCTGAAAGTGAAAGTCTTAAATCCTTTCTGACTGGTGCTCCTCAAAGTAAGCTA CAAGGCAGAATAGCACTAGTGGATGCTTTGGCCCAGCAAATTCGTAGTGGTATGAAAGTCCGGCTTCCGAACTTCCTTTCTGG GTTACAAGGGAAGTCTCAAATAGTTAAGGATGAGTTGGTAAAGCTTGGTGCCTCCATGGTACAGAGTGCTGAAGGTACTAGATCTCTTGCTTTGGAGCTTTGTCGTGAATTTGAGGGTAAGTTTCTCCTACACATTACATCTGGTGAG GGTTCTGGTTGGAAAATGGTTTCAAGTTTTGAAGGAAATTTTCCCAATAGAATAAAGCAACTACCATTAGGTCGACATTGTGATATCAACAACGTCAAAAGG ATCGTGTTGGAACCAGATGGTTATCAGCCTTATCTCATATCTCCTGAAAAAGGTTTGAGGTCATTAATAAAAGGTGTCTTAGAGCTTGCAAAGGAACCGTCACGTCTTTGTGTGGATGAGGTAAACC GTGTCCTGGTAGATATAGTGTCTGCTGCTGCAAATGCTACTCCAGGTCTTGGAAGATACCCTCCTTTCAAGAGGGAG ATCGTGGCCATTGCAACTAATGCATTAGATGTGTTCAAGACTG GCAAGAAAATGGTGGTTGCACTAGTTGATATGGAGCGTGATTTTGTGCCTCCTCAGCATTTCATTCGCTTGGTACAGAGGAG GATGGAGAGGCAGCGTAGAGAGGAAGAAGTGAAAACTCAATCCTCGAAGAAAGGACAAGAGGCAGAGCAATCAATAATGAACAGG TCAAGTAGTCCTCAAACAGGGGGTCAACAATCAGGCGGAACCCTAAAATCGTTGAAGGATAAATTTAGCGAGGAGAAAGAAGTCCCTGAAGCATCTGGTTTGAAGACTGCAGGTCCTGAAGGGGAAATAACTGCAG GGTTCTTATATAAAAAGAGCGCCAAGAGTAATGAGTGGAACAAGCGATGGGTA GTTCTGCATGTGTTTTTGAGGTAATTTAGCTCATAATTATATTTACAGGAATGTAATGTTGAAGAGATAGAAGAGGAAGAACCTGCTCCATCAAAGAGTTGGAAGGATAAGAAGGCAAATGGGCCAGATATACCACCTAGTCTGGCATTTAAGTTCACTAGCAAGGTTCCATACAAAACTGTAG CACATAGTTCTGTTGTGTTGAAGGCTGAGACTGGAGGATGGTAA